In Novosphingobium sp. RL4, the sequence CGGCAGGCACGATCTGGCGCGTGCAGTCGCCCGGTGCAAAGCCCTCCGAAGCGATCAAGCTTGTGGAGACCGAGCACCTCAAGCCGCTGGAGGAAATCAAGGACCCCACGGTTCCGGGCGCCGTCGGCGGGCTGGAAGCGGGGTTCAAGAAGGAGCCCGACAAGCTGCTGCCCTGACCGGGCCTCGAGATCGCGAACAAGAAAAGGGGGCCGAAAGGCCCCCTTTTTGCAAGAATGAATAGAGGAGAGAAAGCGGGCGCTTCGGCGAAGCGCTCCGTCAGATCACCTTTCCGGCACGGCCGGCCACTTCCGTAACATACTGCCAGGCCACGCGGCCCGAACGAGCGCCCCGGCGGCGCGACCATTCCAGCGCGTCATGCTCGTCGAAAGCCAGGCCGAACTGGCGGGTATAGCCTTCGATGATCGCGAGGTAGGAAGGCTGGTCGCAATTGTGGAAGCCGATGGAGAGTCCGAACCGATCGGCAAGGGCAAGCCGGTCGTCCACCACATCGCGGGTGTTGATCGGATCGTCCTGCTCGGACATCGAGCGGGAGACGATGGCCCGGCGGTTGGCCGTAACGGCAAGGCGCACGTTGTTCGGCCGAGCCTCGACGCCACCCTCCAGCCACGAACGCAGCAGGCGCGGTCCAGCGCCGTCGTTCTCCTCGAATCCGAGATCGTCGATGAAGACGAGGAACTGGCGATCCACCTTGCCAAGCAGGGCGAAGAGGGTGGTCACGCCGTGAAGGGCCTCCTGCGCCACTTGCACCAGCGCGATGCGGCCCGGATGGGCGGCCTGGGCCGCCCGGATCGACGCGCGCATCACAGCGGACTTGCCCATCCCGCGCGAGCCCCAGAGCAACATGTCGTGAGCGGCATAGCCGGCGGCCAGACGCTCGACATTGCCGACCACGCGTTCTTTCTGGGAATCGATGCCGCGCAGCAGGTCCAGCGGCGGCGCGAGAAGTTCGGCCACGCCGCGGGCTTC encodes:
- a CDS encoding DUF815 domain-containing protein; amino-acid sequence: MTDQIEVLSRIAQALERLAPPPAAPVDWLAHPAYVWTGAEARGVAELLAPPLDLLRGIDSQKERVVGNVERLAAGYAAHDMLLWGSRGMGKSAVMRASIRAAQAAHPGRIALVQVAQEALHGVTTLFALLGKVDRQFLVFIDDLGFEENDGAGPRLLRSWLEGGVEARPNNVRLAVTANRRAIVSRSMSEQDDPINTRDVVDDRLALADRFGLSIGFHNCDQPSYLAIIEGYTRQFGLAFDEHDALEWSRRRGARSGRVAWQYVTEVAGRAGKVI